In one Nicotiana tomentosiformis chromosome 6, ASM39032v3, whole genome shotgun sequence genomic region, the following are encoded:
- the LOC138894234 gene encoding uncharacterized protein codes for MDALSSKCLINNSMDLSAQAKLLASEDLQRMILEKEELRNERDQLVEHILALEAKNSQMEELKVRLEQTEQEKRTHSQEATQLHAELAELKRKLTELHDALTSAAEHKSTSMKRIRSLETNLHFKTEELPRAKKKWP; via the exons ATGGATGCTCTTTCTTCTAAGTGTCTCATCAACAACAGTATGGATCTCTCTGCTCAG GCCAAACTTCTTGCTTCTGAGGATCTCCAAAGAATGATTTTAGAGAAGGAAGAACTTCGGAATGAGCGTGACCAACTTGTTGAGCATATTCTTGCCTTAGAGGCCAAAAATTCTCAAATGGAAGAGCTTAAGGTCCGGTTGGAGCAAACAGAGCAAGAAAAAAGAACTCATAGCCAAGAAGCCACACAACTTCATGCTGAGCTTGCCGAGCTGAAGAGAAAGTTGACAGAGCTACATGATGCCCTAACTTCAGCTGCTGAACATAAGTCAACTTCCATGAAAAGGATTCGCTCCTTGGAAACTAACTTGCATTTTAAGACCGAGGAGCTACCGAGGGCGAAGAAAAAATGGCCATAA